A single Candidatus Limnocylindrales bacterium DNA region contains:
- a CDS encoding FAD-binding oxidoreductase, with the protein MSVARTEAARPNVRMDTGAFAALGPGQLRPGRSTDALDGLVPQAVVTARDPDQVRNAVEEARAKRLGIVVSGGGTRLHVGNVPRSFDIKLSTTAIGRIVEQNPEDMTVTCEAGVSLLRLQRNLAKTGQRLCVDVAVDERSTLGGIVASNAAGGLRYGFGTPRDLVLGMTVIDGAGRTVHAGGRVVKNVAGYDLVRLFTGSLGSLGIVMEMTLRTHPQPDAAATLVFDYAAASELDAARARLVASPLPLAALDFAVDAGADTAVWSLVVRIEGTEAEVAYQGDRVCELARRDPAQALEEWLSPAHVDGGDGVTIRVGTAPAELLMLVQDAVAAARGHAVFAGGHLGDGIARIHVPAGGEAALSALMSATAGAGTRVIERAPTAARRGMDVWSPVPASLDLMRELKRRFDPDGVLAPGRLVGGL; encoded by the coding sequence ATGAGCGTGGCGCGCACGGAAGCCGCGCGGCCGAACGTCCGGATGGACACGGGTGCGTTCGCCGCGCTCGGTCCCGGGCAGCTTCGCCCAGGCCGCAGCACCGACGCCCTCGACGGCCTTGTTCCGCAGGCGGTGGTGACGGCGCGTGATCCGGACCAGGTGCGCAACGCCGTCGAGGAGGCGCGCGCGAAGCGGCTCGGCATCGTCGTCAGCGGCGGCGGAACGCGCCTTCACGTGGGCAACGTGCCGCGCTCGTTCGACATCAAGCTTTCGACCACCGCCATCGGCCGCATCGTCGAGCAGAATCCCGAGGACATGACGGTGACCTGCGAGGCCGGCGTCTCGCTTCTTCGCCTGCAGCGCAACCTGGCGAAAACCGGCCAGCGCCTGTGCGTGGACGTCGCCGTGGACGAACGCTCCACGCTCGGCGGCATCGTGGCCTCCAATGCCGCCGGCGGCCTGCGTTACGGCTTCGGCACGCCGCGCGATCTCGTGCTCGGCATGACCGTGATCGACGGCGCGGGGCGCACCGTTCACGCCGGCGGCCGCGTGGTCAAGAACGTCGCCGGCTACGATCTCGTGCGGCTGTTCACCGGCTCGCTCGGCTCGCTCGGCATCGTGATGGAGATGACGCTGCGCACGCACCCGCAGCCGGATGCCGCGGCCACGCTGGTGTTCGATTACGCCGCGGCCTCCGAGCTCGATGCCGCTCGGGCACGCCTCGTCGCGTCCCCGCTGCCGCTGGCCGCGCTCGATTTCGCCGTCGACGCCGGCGCCGACACGGCCGTCTGGTCGCTGGTGGTTCGCATCGAGGGCACCGAGGCCGAGGTCGCCTATCAGGGCGATCGCGTCTGCGAGCTGGCGCGGCGCGATCCGGCGCAAGCGCTCGAGGAATGGCTGAGCCCGGCCCACGTCGATGGCGGCGACGGCGTGACGATCCGCGTCGGTACCGCTCCGGCCGAGCTGCTGATGCTCGTGCAGGACGCCGTCGCCGCCGCGCGCGGCCACGCCGTGTTTGCCGGCGGGCATCTCGGCGACGGCATCGCGCGAATTCACGTGCCCGCCGGCGGCGAGGCAGCGCTGTCGGCGTTGATGAGTGCAACCGCCGGCGCCGGCACTCGCGTCATCGAACGAGCGCCGACCGCGGCCAGGCGCGGCATGGATGTCTGGTCGCCGGTGCCGGCTTCGCTCGATCTGATGCGCGAGCTCAAGCGCCGCTTCGATCCCGACGGCGTGCTCGCGCCGGGACGCCTGGTGGGAGGGCTTTAA
- a CDS encoding beta-propeller fold lactonase family protein produces MTVVSWIAVAALLALPAAAPAQRLFVTNEESGDLSVIDTASRREVARVALGKRPRGIAVSPDRRWLFVALSGSPAAPPGVDEKALPPPDKSADGIAVVDVARLEVVRVLPGGSDPEQVAVGRDGTRIYVANEDAGVLSVVDVESARVIASAPVGEEPEGVAVSPDGRHVYVTAEADNKVTAIDAQTAAVVAAVAVPPRPRSIAFLPDGTRAYVTAENGASVAIIDTRLDRPAQVLALEPGMRPMGIVASRDGRRVHVSTGRSKAVVTIDVATNAVIGSVEAGERPWGIAVSSDGSTIYTANGPSNDVSVIDVGSAKVSARIPAGSKPWGLALID; encoded by the coding sequence ATGACCGTCGTTTCATGGATCGCGGTGGCGGCGCTGCTGGCGTTGCCTGCGGCGGCGCCGGCGCAGCGCCTGTTCGTCACCAACGAGGAGTCGGGTGACCTGTCGGTCATCGACACGGCCAGCAGGAGAGAGGTCGCACGTGTCGCACTCGGCAAGCGGCCGCGGGGAATCGCGGTCAGCCCCGACCGCCGCTGGCTGTTCGTGGCACTGAGCGGGTCGCCGGCCGCGCCTCCGGGCGTGGACGAGAAGGCGCTGCCACCGCCGGACAAGAGCGCCGACGGAATTGCGGTGGTCGACGTCGCGCGGCTCGAGGTCGTTCGCGTGCTGCCGGGCGGATCCGACCCCGAGCAGGTCGCGGTCGGCCGCGACGGCACGCGCATCTACGTCGCCAACGAAGATGCCGGCGTGCTGAGCGTCGTCGATGTGGAGTCGGCGCGCGTGATCGCCAGCGCGCCCGTCGGCGAAGAGCCCGAGGGCGTTGCCGTCAGCCCCGACGGTCGCCACGTCTACGTCACCGCCGAAGCGGACAACAAGGTCACGGCCATCGACGCGCAGACGGCGGCGGTGGTTGCGGCCGTGGCGGTGCCGCCCAGGCCGCGCTCGATCGCATTCCTGCCCGACGGCACGCGCGCGTACGTAACTGCGGAGAACGGAGCCTCGGTCGCGATCATCGACACGCGGCTGGATCGTCCCGCGCAGGTGCTCGCGCTCGAGCCGGGAATGCGGCCGATGGGCATCGTGGCCTCGCGCGACGGCCGCCGCGTCCACGTCTCCACCGGCCGCAGCAAGGCGGTGGTCACCATCGACGTCGCCACCAACGCCGTGATCGGGAGCGTCGAAGCAGGCGAGAGGCCATGGGGCATCGCCGTCTCCTCGGACGGAAGCACGATCTACACGGCCAACGGACCTTCCAACGACGTGTCGGTCATCGACGTGGGCAGCGCAAAGGTCAGTGCCCGAATCCCCGCCGGCAGCAAGCCGTGGGGACTCGCGCTCATCGACTGA
- a CDS encoding (Fe-S)-binding protein translates to MAGDGAERGGDGEAAGERRATADASGGCSVTSGAAGGRKAAGEASLERGATPLFEPADETRLDAVGLPCVHCGLCLDTCPTYRVLGTEADSPRGRIYIMESVRRGELELQGEAAQHLSGCLGCLACETACPSGVSFGRRIEEFRPLLIAQRSRAEALRKNVAQQMYVRPRLVSMGIRAAHAMDRIGLAPLRRRIRGLGLLPAAGSEEAADPSVSPLRRSRTPQPLRAKARVAVLTGCVGDQLAPELNRDTVEVLQRNGIEVVDVEGQGCCGALALHSGRTQEARDLAAANAEAFAAAGDLDFVVTTAAGCGAMMHEYAHVLAGTAAAATAASLALRCRDVSEVLVQIGIERPSRPLELGTVAYHDACHLLHARGVARPPRLLVEAATGRMPVDLGENAICCGSAGSYNLDQPALAEELGRNKARLARERGADVIAVGNIGCMMQIARHVALAGLSTRVAHPVQLLAAAYRQE, encoded by the coding sequence GTGGCCGGCGACGGTGCCGAGCGCGGCGGCGACGGCGAAGCGGCGGGCGAGCGCCGTGCCACGGCCGATGCGTCGGGCGGGTGCAGCGTCACGAGCGGCGCGGCCGGCGGGCGCAAAGCGGCGGGCGAGGCCTCGCTCGAGCGTGGGGCCACGCCGCTTTTCGAACCGGCGGATGAGACGCGGCTCGATGCCGTCGGCCTGCCGTGCGTGCACTGCGGGCTGTGCCTGGACACGTGCCCGACCTATCGGGTGCTCGGAACCGAGGCCGACTCGCCGCGCGGCCGCATCTACATCATGGAGTCGGTGCGTCGCGGCGAGCTCGAGCTGCAGGGCGAGGCTGCGCAGCACCTGTCGGGCTGCCTCGGCTGCCTGGCGTGCGAAACGGCCTGTCCCTCCGGCGTCTCCTTCGGCCGGCGCATCGAGGAGTTCCGCCCGCTGCTGATTGCGCAGCGCTCGCGCGCGGAGGCGCTGCGCAAGAACGTCGCGCAGCAGATGTATGTCCGTCCGCGACTCGTGAGCATGGGCATTCGCGCGGCTCATGCGATGGACCGCATCGGCCTGGCGCCGCTGCGCCGGCGCATTCGCGGCCTCGGGCTGCTGCCGGCGGCAGGCAGCGAGGAGGCTGCCGATCCGTCGGTATCGCCACTTCGCCGCAGCCGCACGCCGCAGCCTCTGCGCGCCAAGGCGCGCGTGGCCGTGCTGACCGGATGCGTCGGTGATCAGCTCGCGCCCGAGCTCAACCGCGACACCGTCGAGGTGCTGCAGCGCAATGGCATCGAGGTGGTCGACGTCGAAGGTCAGGGCTGCTGCGGCGCGCTGGCGCTGCACTCGGGCCGCACGCAGGAAGCGCGGGACCTGGCCGCTGCCAATGCCGAAGCGTTCGCCGCCGCCGGCGATCTGGATTTCGTCGTGACCACCGCGGCAGGCTGCGGCGCGATGATGCACGAGTACGCGCACGTGCTCGCCGGCACCGCCGCAGCCGCCACGGCCGCATCGCTCGCCCTGCGCTGCCGCGACGTAAGCGAGGTGCTCGTGCAGATCGGCATCGAGCGTCCCTCGCGCCCGCTCGAGCTCGGCACCGTCGCGTATCACGACGCCTGCCATCTGCTGCATGCGCGCGGCGTGGCACGGCCGCCGCGGCTGCTCGTCGAAGCGGCCACCGGCCGCATGCCGGTCGATCTCGGGGAGAACGCGATCTGCTGCGGCAGCGCCGGCAGCTACAATCTCGATCAGCCCGCGCTGGCCGAGGAGCTGGGCCGCAACAAGGCGCGCCTCGCACGCGAGCGAGGCGCGGACGTCATCGCCGTCGGCAACATCGGCTGCATGATGCAGATCGCGCGGCACGTGGCGCTGGCCGGGCTGTCCACGCGGGTCGCGCATCCGGTCCAGCTGCTCGCGGCGGCGTATCGCCAGGAGTGA
- a CDS encoding ATP-binding protein, with product MLAVATAALIRWLLTPLLGYGLPYVTFYFATIAAAWVGGIYPGLLSVALGALLGAAFFTAPDFSFTSTDPANQIEAIRLVVFILAGTVISVLSGWLHSSVRAAELRAQDAEASRQRLQEEVENRRRAEQEARDQRETLRLAIANVDDGVIATDTQGLVTLINGAAESLIGRKAADVIGKPVESIFLTVNETTRRRAENPVVRALREGGTVTAGADNILVRRDGSERAIEESASPMRDGSGRVTGCLMVFRDITERRKHESMIREGERKKSQFLATLAHELRNPLAPLSNSLEVMKRAEGDMAMMRQIHATMDRQVSHLVRLVDDLMDTSRINRGRLQLRKRVVEVSSVVQQAVEACRQLAECSQIEVEVALPDEQILLEGDPVRLVQIFTNLLNNACKFSQTRGRIWVKAEKHGDDQVIISVRDAGAGIDPEMLDQVFDMFVQADSSLERTKQGLGIGLTLVKQLVEMHGGSVEARSEGIGRGSEFLVRLPALTGRSERSSSEAVESMEQSSNNARRRILIVDDNQDSTESLAMLLKLKGNETHTAFDGVQAVQTAEAVRPDLILMDIGMPKLNGYDAARRIRQEPWGKNLVLIALTGWGQQEDLEKSRQAGFDGHLVKPVAPTTLMELLATLPKIGGTHSSIS from the coding sequence ATGCTTGCCGTGGCTACGGCCGCGCTCATTCGATGGCTGCTGACCCCTCTGCTGGGGTACGGTCTGCCCTACGTCACGTTCTACTTCGCAACCATTGCCGCCGCATGGGTCGGGGGCATCTATCCCGGTCTCTTGTCGGTCGCGCTTGGAGCCTTGCTCGGCGCCGCCTTCTTCACGGCTCCTGATTTCTCGTTCACTTCCACGGATCCCGCCAATCAGATCGAGGCCATCCGTCTGGTCGTCTTCATCCTGGCCGGTACCGTCATCAGTGTGCTCAGCGGCTGGCTGCACTCGTCCGTTCGCGCTGCCGAGCTGCGAGCGCAGGACGCGGAAGCGAGCCGGCAGCGGTTGCAGGAGGAAGTGGAGAACCGTCGTCGGGCCGAGCAGGAAGCGCGCGACCAGCGCGAGACGCTGCGTCTGGCCATCGCCAACGTCGACGACGGCGTCATCGCCACCGACACGCAAGGGCTCGTCACGCTGATCAATGGAGCGGCCGAGTCGCTGATCGGGCGAAAGGCCGCCGATGTGATCGGCAAGCCGGTGGAATCGATTTTTCTGACGGTCAACGAGACCACGCGCCGGCGCGCGGAGAATCCGGTGGTGCGGGCGCTGAGGGAAGGCGGGACCGTAACCGCCGGTGCCGACAACATTCTCGTTCGCAGGGACGGAAGCGAGCGCGCCATCGAGGAAAGCGCTTCGCCCATGCGTGATGGCAGCGGGCGCGTCACCGGCTGCCTCATGGTCTTCCGGGACATCACGGAGCGCCGCAAGCACGAGAGCATGATTCGTGAGGGCGAACGCAAGAAATCGCAGTTCCTGGCCACGCTGGCGCACGAGCTTCGCAACCCGCTGGCCCCGCTGTCGAATTCGCTCGAGGTCATGAAGCGTGCCGAGGGCGACATGGCGATGATGCGGCAGATTCACGCCACCATGGACCGGCAGGTTTCGCATCTGGTGCGCCTCGTGGACGATTTGATGGACACGAGCAGGATCAACCGCGGGCGGCTGCAGCTACGCAAGCGGGTAGTCGAAGTCTCCTCTGTCGTGCAGCAGGCGGTCGAGGCGTGCCGGCAGCTTGCCGAATGTTCGCAGATCGAGGTCGAGGTCGCTCTTCCCGACGAACAGATTCTTCTCGAAGGCGATCCCGTTCGACTGGTACAAATCTTCACCAATCTGCTAAACAACGCGTGCAAGTTCAGTCAGACGCGCGGGCGCATCTGGGTGAAAGCCGAGAAGCATGGCGATGACCAGGTCATCATCAGCGTCAGGGACGCGGGCGCCGGCATCGATCCGGAGATGCTCGATCAGGTCTTCGACATGTTCGTGCAGGCCGACAGCTCGCTCGAGCGGACCAAGCAAGGTCTCGGCATCGGATTGACGCTGGTGAAGCAGCTCGTCGAGATGCATGGTGGAAGCGTCGAGGCTCGCAGCGAAGGCATTGGAAGGGGCAGCGAGTTCCTCGTGCGACTGCCCGCATTGACGGGACGGAGCGAGCGCTCGTCATCGGAGGCCGTAGAGTCGATGGAACAGTCATCCAACAATGCACGCCGCCGCATCCTGATCGTCGACGACAATCAGGACTCCACGGAAAGCCTGGCGATGCTCCTCAAGCTGAAGGGCAACGAAACGCATACCGCGTTCGATGGCGTGCAGGCGGTGCAGACGGCCGAGGCCGTCCGCCCTGATCTGATCCTCATGGACATCGGTATGCCCAAGCTCAACGGCTACGACGCCGCCCGCCGCATCCGCCAGGAGCCGTGGGGGAAGAACCTGGTGCTCATCGCCCTGACGGGCTGGGGGCAGCAGGAGGATCTCGAGAAATCGCGTCAGGCCGGCTTCGACGGGCACCTCGTCAAACCGGTGGCACCGACCACGCTGATGGAGCTGCTCGCCACGCTGCCGAAGATCGGCGGCACGCATTCCTCGATCAGCTGA
- a CDS encoding FAD-linked oxidase C-terminal domain-containing protein, whose amino-acid sequence MMPLDKNIASRLRAIVGERGIVDGRASLKVYECDGYTLEKAAPQLVVLPETAEQTARVVRLLAEAGIPYVPRGAGTGVSGGCLPVEAPVMIGTSRMKRIRGIDLANCVAEVEAGVVNLEVTRAVEGEGYYYAPDPSSQSACTIGGNVAENSGGPHTLKYGVTVNHLLALELVLPDGRMVWLDRGGDAPGYDLVGLVTGSEGTLGLVTAARVRLLRKPESVTTLLAVFSSVADASRAVSAIIAAGIVPAALEMMDDLVIAAVEAAYHFGFPTDAGAVLLIELDGLTAGLDELSERVSAACVANGAKEVRRAADDAERALLWKSRKRAFGAMGRLTPSYCTQDGVVPRSRLPEIVAIVSEIASRYRLRIANLMHAGDGNIHPLILYDESKPGEVERVIEAGNEILSACLQLGGSITGEHGIGVEKLGLMGVAFSPETMAAMADVRDAFNPRGLCNPQKVVPTDRGCIEVVRPRPRGGG is encoded by the coding sequence ATGATGCCGCTCGACAAGAACATCGCCTCCAGACTGCGTGCCATCGTCGGCGAGCGCGGCATCGTCGACGGCCGAGCCTCGCTCAAGGTCTACGAGTGCGATGGATACACGCTCGAGAAGGCGGCGCCGCAGCTCGTCGTCCTTCCGGAGACGGCGGAGCAGACCGCGCGCGTGGTGCGCCTTCTCGCCGAAGCAGGAATTCCCTACGTGCCGCGCGGCGCCGGCACCGGCGTCAGCGGCGGATGCCTGCCCGTGGAGGCGCCGGTGATGATCGGCACCAGCCGCATGAAGCGCATCCGCGGCATCGACCTCGCCAACTGCGTCGCCGAAGTGGAAGCAGGCGTCGTGAATCTGGAGGTCACGCGCGCGGTGGAAGGCGAGGGCTACTACTACGCGCCCGACCCATCGAGCCAGTCGGCGTGCACCATCGGCGGCAACGTGGCGGAGAACTCGGGCGGCCCGCACACGCTCAAGTACGGCGTGACGGTCAATCATCTGCTCGCGCTCGAGCTGGTGCTGCCCGACGGTCGCATGGTGTGGCTGGACCGCGGCGGCGACGCGCCCGGCTATGACCTGGTCGGTCTGGTCACCGGCAGCGAAGGCACGCTCGGCCTGGTCACGGCGGCGCGCGTTCGCCTGCTCCGGAAGCCCGAGTCGGTGACGACGCTGCTGGCGGTGTTCTCGAGCGTGGCCGATGCCAGCCGCGCGGTCTCCGCCATCATCGCTGCCGGCATCGTGCCGGCAGCGCTCGAGATGATGGACGATCTGGTGATCGCGGCGGTGGAGGCGGCATACCACTTCGGCTTTCCCACCGATGCCGGCGCGGTGCTGCTGATCGAGCTGGACGGCCTGACTGCGGGATTGGATGAGCTGTCCGAGCGCGTCAGCGCGGCGTGTGTCGCGAATGGAGCCAAAGAAGTGCGCCGCGCGGCCGACGACGCCGAGCGCGCGCTGCTGTGGAAGTCGCGCAAGCGCGCGTTCGGAGCGATGGGCCGTCTGACGCCGAGCTACTGCACGCAGGACGGCGTGGTGCCGCGCAGCCGCCTGCCCGAGATCGTGGCGATCGTCTCGGAGATCGCCTCGCGCTACCGGCTGCGCATCGCCAATCTCATGCATGCCGGCGACGGCAACATCCACCCGCTCATCCTCTACGACGAGAGCAAGCCCGGCGAAGTCGAGCGAGTCATCGAGGCCGGCAACGAGATCCTGTCGGCGTGCCTGCAGCTGGGAGGCTCCATCACCGGCGAGCATGGCATCGGCGTGGAGAAGCTCGGGCTGATGGGCGTCGCCTTCAGTCCCGAGACGATGGCGGCGATGGCCGACGTGCGCGACGCATTCAATCCGCGCGGCCTGTGCAACCCGCAAAAGGTCGTTCCCACCGATCGCGGATGCATCGAGGTGGTGCGGCCGCGACCGCGAGGCGGCGGGTGA
- a CDS encoding AlkA N-terminal domain-containing protein yields MARRGGYTRGMTLDRQSCYRAMTSHDARFDGRFFIGVRTTGIYCRPVCRVRLPRLENVVFYPCAAAAEQAGFRACRRCRPETAPGSAAWQGTSATVARAMRLIDAGALDGASVGDLAGRLGVSERHLRRLFEQHLGAAPNQIALTRRLHLARRLLDDTDLSIAAIALAAGFGSIRRFNAAMQASFGDAPSHLRRIALPKRARSAAALRGRAPRGGEAAATAFAQVAAPTSTLVTLRLGYRPPMDWPWMLSFLGARAIAGVESVQSGTYRRTVRAGDVVGSIEIGCDEERRELVATLAIQDPAALAVISRRLARSFDCHADPDVIASVLGRDPHLRSRIQQRPGLRAPVTWEPFEAAVRAVVGQQISVAAARTILARLAQRFGTRIEREGIDSACVFPTAEQLAEADLDDIGMPRARIETLKALARAVVSGQLPLDDTSDPHHACEAMLRVRGIGQWTAGYVAMRGLGDPDAMPYGDLGLLRAMRKALPEMNAARLEAHSHAWRPWRAYAAIHLWSHDGCELSTTADASNGRARRSRPGARTRSRRAA; encoded by the coding sequence ATGGCACGGCGCGGAGGCTATACCCGCGGCATGACCCTGGATCGCCAGAGCTGCTACCGCGCCATGACCAGCCACGACGCGCGCTTCGACGGCCGCTTTTTCATCGGCGTGCGCACCACCGGCATCTATTGCCGGCCCGTCTGTCGCGTGCGGCTGCCGAGGCTCGAGAACGTGGTGTTCTATCCCTGCGCGGCCGCCGCCGAGCAGGCGGGATTTCGCGCATGCCGGCGCTGCCGGCCCGAAACCGCTCCCGGCTCGGCAGCGTGGCAGGGAACGTCGGCAACGGTCGCACGCGCGATGCGGCTCATCGATGCCGGCGCGCTCGACGGTGCGAGCGTCGGCGACCTCGCCGGCCGGCTCGGCGTCAGCGAGCGTCATCTGCGCAGGCTGTTCGAGCAGCACCTCGGAGCAGCGCCCAACCAGATCGCGCTGACGCGGCGGCTGCACCTTGCGCGCCGCCTGCTCGACGATACGGATCTGTCCATCGCCGCGATCGCACTGGCTGCCGGGTTCGGCAGCATCCGCCGCTTCAACGCCGCGATGCAGGCTTCGTTCGGAGATGCCCCGAGCCACTTGCGGCGCATTGCATTGCCGAAGCGCGCGCGCTCGGCGGCCGCATTGCGCGGGCGCGCGCCGCGTGGCGGCGAGGCGGCGGCCACCGCCTTCGCGCAGGTCGCCGCTCCCACCAGCACGCTGGTGACGTTGCGCCTGGGCTATCGCCCGCCGATGGACTGGCCGTGGATGCTGTCGTTCCTCGGCGCGCGCGCCATCGCCGGCGTCGAGAGCGTTCAGTCGGGCACGTATCGCCGCACCGTCCGCGCCGGCGACGTCGTCGGCAGCATCGAGATCGGCTGCGATGAGGAACGACGCGAGCTGGTGGCGACGCTTGCCATCCAGGATCCCGCAGCGCTGGCGGTGATCTCGCGGCGTCTTGCTCGCAGCTTCGACTGTCATGCCGATCCCGATGTCATCGCGTCCGTGCTCGGGCGCGATCCGCACCTGCGCAGCCGCATCCAGCAGCGGCCGGGACTTCGCGCTCCGGTGACGTGGGAGCCGTTCGAAGCGGCGGTGCGTGCAGTGGTCGGGCAGCAGATCAGCGTCGCTGCCGCACGCACGATCCTGGCGCGTCTGGCGCAGCGGTTCGGGACGCGAATCGAACGCGAGGGCATCGATTCCGCCTGCGTGTTTCCGACCGCCGAGCAGTTGGCGGAGGCGGACCTGGACGACATCGGTATGCCGCGCGCGCGCATCGAGACGCTGAAGGCGCTGGCGCGAGCCGTTGTCAGCGGGCAGCTGCCGCTCGATGACACGAGCGACCCGCACCACGCATGCGAGGCGATGCTGCGGGTGCGCGGGATCGGGCAGTGGACCGCAGGTTACGTGGCGATGCGCGGCCTCGGCGATCCCGACGCCATGCCCTACGGCGATCTGGGTCTGCTGCGCGCGATGCGAAAGGCGCTGCCGGAGATGAATGCCGCGCGACTGGAGGCTCACTCCCACGCCTGGCGCCCATGGCGCGCGTACGCGGCGATCCACTTATGGAGCCACGATGGTTGCGAGCTCTCGACGACGGCCGACGCGAGCAATGGGCGTGCTCGCCGCAGCCGGCCCGGCGCGCGCACCCGCAGCAGGAGGGCAGCATGA
- a CDS encoding MAPEG family protein — MNLAMNCIGLLGLLCIVLGLRVSMLRRASNVSIGCSTDPTDPLHKFVRAHCNACEYAPILAILIFALASGGASGMTRWLFVLAVVFRYMHAVGMIVCQSLEHAHPLRFVGAIGTYVVGILLAVAAIFQQ, encoded by the coding sequence ATGAATCTGGCGATGAACTGCATCGGCTTGCTCGGCTTGTTGTGCATCGTGCTCGGACTGCGCGTCTCGATGCTGCGACGGGCCTCGAACGTCTCGATCGGCTGCAGCACCGATCCCACCGACCCGCTCCACAAGTTCGTGCGTGCCCACTGCAACGCCTGCGAGTACGCACCGATTCTGGCCATTCTGATCTTTGCGCTCGCCAGCGGCGGTGCCTCCGGCATGACGCGCTGGCTCTTCGTGCTGGCGGTGGTGTTCCGCTACATGCATGCAGTCGGAATGATCGTGTGCCAGTCGCTCGAGCACGCGCACCCGCTGCGGTTCGTGGGTGCGATCGGCACCTACGTCGTCGGCATTCTTCTGGCGGTGGCGGCGATCTTCCAGCAGTAG
- a CDS encoding alanine--glyoxylate aminotransferase family protein — protein sequence MVNSRVYAALSRPLVGHLDPYFLTVLDQVQDGLRRIFGTSNTMTLPISGTGSAGMEACFANLVEQDDEVVIGVNGVFGTRMAEVATRLGARVERAEAEWGRIVEPDQIAAAIGRCSNPKIVAVVHAETSTGAWQPLHEISRLARAAGALLLVDCVTSLGGCPVEIDDLCIDAAYSGTQKCLSCPPGLSPVTLSERAMEAVRARKSRPRSWYLDLGLIGAYFGEQRLYHHTAPVSMVYALAEAVAIVLEEGLEDRYVRHERNHQALMAGLARLGLQAAAQEGHRLWMLNSVRVPEGIAEAAVRKRLLLDHGIEIGAGLGPLAGKTWRIGLMGESSRPANVRRLLLALESELRREGIAAPPGEAVEAADAVYAQG from the coding sequence ATGGTCAATTCACGCGTGTACGCCGCGTTGTCGCGCCCGCTGGTCGGGCACCTGGACCCATACTTCCTGACCGTGCTCGATCAGGTGCAGGACGGCCTGCGCAGGATCTTCGGGACCAGCAACACGATGACCCTGCCGATCTCGGGAACGGGCTCGGCGGGCATGGAGGCGTGCTTTGCCAATCTCGTCGAGCAGGACGACGAGGTGGTGATCGGCGTCAATGGCGTGTTCGGCACGCGCATGGCCGAAGTGGCCACGCGCCTCGGCGCCCGCGTGGAGAGAGCCGAGGCGGAATGGGGGCGCATCGTCGAGCCCGACCAGATCGCCGCGGCGATCGGCCGCTGCAGCAATCCCAAGATCGTCGCCGTCGTCCACGCCGAGACATCCACCGGCGCGTGGCAGCCGCTGCACGAGATCAGCCGCCTGGCGCGCGCGGCCGGAGCGTTACTGCTGGTGGACTGCGTCACGTCGCTCGGCGGTTGCCCGGTCGAGATCGACGATCTGTGTATCGATGCCGCCTACAGCGGCACGCAAAAATGCCTGAGCTGCCCGCCGGGGCTGTCGCCGGTGACGCTGAGCGAGCGTGCGATGGAGGCGGTGCGCGCGCGCAAGAGCCGGCCGCGCAGCTGGTACCTCGATCTCGGCCTTATCGGCGCGTACTTCGGCGAGCAGCGTCTGTATCACCACACGGCGCCGGTCTCGATGGTCTATGCGCTGGCCGAGGCCGTGGCCATCGTGCTGGAGGAAGGGCTGGAGGATCGTTACGTCCGGCACGAGCGGAATCACCAGGCGCTGATGGCAGGGCTCGCGCGGCTCGGCCTGCAGGCGGCTGCGCAGGAAGGCCACCGCCTCTGGATGCTGAACAGCGTGCGTGTGCCCGAAGGCATCGCCGAGGCGGCCGTGCGAAAGCGGCTGCTGCTCGATCACGGAATCGAGATCGGCGCGGGCCTGGGGCCGCTCGCCGGAAAGACCTGGCGCATCGGGCTCATGGGCGAGTCGAGCCGGCCGGCCAATGTGCGACGCCTGCTGCTGGCCCTGGAGTCGGAGCTGAGGCGGGAGGGCATCGCTGCGCCCCCGGGTGAGGCTGTCGAAGCGGCCGACGCCGTCTACGCACAGGGTTAG